From a region of the Synechococcus sp. PCC 7502 genome:
- a CDS encoding type II toxin-antitoxin system PemK/MazF family toxin, with protein MAILRSQIYFVNLNPTAGREQSGTRPVLVLSIDDINRLPLVVTVVVGTKGANITRDYPTNVRVSPSESGLPLETVFLCFQLRSLDASRFLDQPVGMLSPEKMEEIETTVKYCLGL; from the coding sequence ATGGCTATATTGCGATCTCAAATCTACTTTGTAAACCTCAATCCAACTGCTGGCAGAGAGCAAAGTGGCACAAGACCTGTTTTAGTTCTTTCCATTGATGATATTAATCGTCTTCCCCTCGTCGTGACTGTTGTTGTAGGAACGAAAGGGGCAAACATTACGAGAGATTATCCTACCAATGTTAGAGTTTCTCCATCAGAAAGTGGTTTACCACTGGAAACCGTCTTTTTATGCTTTCAACTGCGATCGCTTGATGCTTCACGATTTCTAGATCAGCCAGTAGGAATGCTCTCTCCAGAAAAAATGGAAGAGATAGAGACAACGGTTAAATATTGTCTGGGCTTATGA